From the Flavobacteriales bacterium genome, the window GATGCAGGTTATGGGGATCTGGTCGCGGTGGATGATTTCACGGACTCAACCAAGTTGCCGAATCTGGCGGAGAAGCCGTTGACAGAAAAGGTGAACCGCGACATGTTCTCCGGTTGGCTGGATCAG encodes:
- a CDS encoding NAD-dependent epimerase/dehydratase family protein — translated: MIVVTGAAGFIGSCLIAGLRDAGYGDLVAVDDFTDSTKLPNLAEKPLTEKVNRDMFSGWLDQ